In Citrus sinensis cultivar Valencia sweet orange chromosome 2, DVS_A1.0, whole genome shotgun sequence, a single genomic region encodes these proteins:
- the LOC102623515 gene encoding 1-acyl-sn-glycerol-3-phosphate acyltransferase 3 isoform X2, producing the protein MGDSLACNCQAQTLKLALFIVSAERQIPNSVIIIKAIMAIPAALVVVPIGMLFILSGLIVNSIQAVLFILVRPASKRVYRRINKIIVELLWLELIWLIDWWACIKVELYADAETFQLMGKEHALVICNHRSDIDWLVGWVVAQRKGCLGSTLAIIKKEAKHLPFIGWSMWFSEYVFLERRWNKDEQTLKSGFKRLVDFPMPFWLALYVEGTRFTEAKLLAAQEYALSRGLPIPRNVLIPRTKGFVSAVNNMRSFVPAIYDCTVAVPKSQPPPTMVNVEIRRHSMEELPKTADGIAQWCKDVFVTKDALLEKYLSRDTFGLQERQDIGRPKKSLFVVVSWSCLLIFILVKLFQWTSILASWAAIAFSAFFLLLVVGVMQILIQSSESEHSTPLKITPHQDPTTERLLPISVKTLTTS; encoded by the exons ATGGGAGACTCGCTCGCATGCAACTGCCAAGCACAAACGTTAAAATTGGCGCTATTTATAGTTTCTGCCGAGCGCCAAATTCCAAATTCT gtgataataataaaagccaTAATGGCAATCCCAGCTGCACTTGTAGTTGTTCCTATAGGCATGCTTTTTATTCTCTCTGGTCTCATTGTCAATTCCATCCAG GCTGTTCTTTTCATCCTTGTTCGTCCAGCATCGAAGCGTGTCTATAGACggatcaacaaaataattgtaGAATTGCTCTGGTTGGAGCTTATATGGCTCATTGATTGGTGGGCATGTATTAAG GTTGAATTGTACGCGGATGCAGAAACGTTCCAACTGATGG GTAAAGAACATGCACTTGTTATATGCAATCACAGAAGCGACATTGACTGGCTTGTTGGATGGGTTGTAGCTCAG CGCAAAGGTTGCCTCGGTAGCACGCTAGCTATCATTAAGAAAGAAGCAAAGCATCTCCCT TTCATAGGATGGTCCATGTGGTTTTCTGAGTATGTCTTTCTGGAAAGAAGGTGGAATAAGGATGAACAAACTTTGAAG TCAGGTTTTAAAAGGCTGGTAGATTTTCCCATGCCATTCTGGCTGGCTCTGTATGTGGAGGGAACCCGTTTTACAGAGGCAAAACTTTTAGCAGCTCAAGAGTATGCTCTTTCAAGAGGGCTGCCCATTCCTAGAAATGTTTTGATTCCTCGTACAAAG GGTTTTGTTTCAGCAGTAAATAATATGCGCTCATTTGTTCCAGCAATATATGACTGCACAGTGGCTGTTCCCAAAAGTCAGCCCCCACCTACGATG GTAAATGTGGAAATCAGGCGACATTCAATGGAGGAGCTACCTAAAACAGCTGATGGCATTGCACAGTGGTGTAAAGATGTATTTGTGACTAAG GATGCACTATTGGAGAAATATCTTTCTAGGGACACATTCGGATTACAAGAACGTCAAGACATTGGTCGACCTAAAAAGTCTTTGTTT GTTGTTGTTTCTTGGTCATGCCTTCTTATCTTCATCCTTGTCAAGTTATTTCAGTGGACTTCAATCCTTGCCTCATGGGCAGCTATTGCattttctgcatttttctTGCTCCTTGTCGTAGGTGTTATGCAAATCCTCATACAATCTTCAGAGTCAGAGCATTCTACGCCCTTGAAGATTACTCCTCATCAAGACCCAACAACAGAGAGACTTCTTCCAATATCAGTCAAGACACTAACTACTTCATAA
- the LOC102617445 gene encoding origin of replication complex subunit 1B-like, protein MAESTPKRSYQSPRKQSNLHQLPSLISLTPKTPQTSNAPTTLRRSARRSSLAKDLASPEKPFCSTEKPIKDSSKRPNLAGNGEILSNKTPQRKPKVGLHSEELVISPMSPELSEGKKRKRKDYSEERSGDAVVTRSKVKTRSCKVENLKKRRVYYKKVVYDDGEFEVGDDVYVKRREDASSDEEDPEVEECRICFRAGRSVMLECDDCLGGFHLKCLKPPLKEVPEGEWVCEFCEARKLGKKIELPKPPEGKKRVRTMREKLLSSDLWAANIQSMWKEVDGNYWCRVFWYMIPEETAAGRQPHNLRRELYRTNDFANIEMESIIRHCSVMSPKDFVKANDQGDDIFLCEYEYDIHWHSFKRIADIDKEEEVEDADSDEDWKSSKAADSDTDEDMEFEDEDGKHLHTGPSPAHELAANSQRGRFFGLQKIGRKRIPEHVRCHKQTELERAKATLLLATLPKFLPCRNKEMEDITAFIKGATCDDQCLGRCLYIHGVPGTGKTMSVLAVMRSLRSEVESGSIRPYCFVEVNGLKLASPENIYRVIYEALSGHRVSWKKALHSLNERFLDGKKIGKEDDRPCILLIDELDLLVTRNQSVLYNILDWPTKPNSKLIVIGIANTMDLPEKLLPRISSRMGVQRLCFGPYNHQQLQEIISSRLKGIEAFEKQAIEFASRKVAAISGDARRALEICRRAAEIADYRIKKQTSNKNSASVGKSLVGMADVEAAIQEMFQAPHIQVMKSCSKLSKIFLTAMVYELYKTGMGETNFEKLAMTVSSLCTSNGEIFPSWDALLRVGCKLGECRIILCEPGSRHRLQKLQLNFPSDDVAFALKDSKDLPWLAKYL, encoded by the exons ATGGCAGAGAGCACGCCGAAGAGATCTTATCAGTCTCCAAGAAAGCAATCCAATCTCCACCAATTGCCTTCTCTAATTTCTCTGACACCCAAAACCCCACAAACTTCAAATGCACCCACCACTCTTCGCCGATCGGCGCGTCGCAGCTCACTTGCGAAAGATCTCGCCAGCCCAGAGAAACCCTTTTGTTCAACTGAAAAACCCATTAAGGATTCATCCAAAAGGCCAAATCTTGCAGGAAATGGTGAAATTTTGAGCAATAAGACCCCGCAAAGGAAGCCTAAAGTTGGGTTGCATTCGGAGGAGTTGGTGATTTCTCCGATGTCACCTGAATTATCGGAggggaagaagagaaaaaggaaggaCTATAGCGAAGAGAGGAGTGGTGATGCTGTGGTGACAAGGTCTAAGGTGAAAACGCGGAGTTGCAAAGTTGAGAATTTGAAGAAGAGGAGGgtttattataagaaagtGGTGTATGATGATGGTGAATTTGAGGTGGGAGATGATGTGTATGTGAAGAGGAGAGAGGATGCAAGCTCGGATGAAGAGGATCCTGAGGTGGAGGAGTGTAGGATTTGTTTTAGAGCAGGGAGGAGTGTTATGCTTGAGTGTGATGATTGCTTAGGTGGGTTTCATTTGAAGTGCTTGAAGCCGCCGTTGAAGGAGGTTCCTGAAGGTGAATGGGTTTGTGAATTTTGCGAGGCGAGGAAATTGGGGAAGAAGATTGAGTTGCCTAAGCCTCCAGAGGGGAAGAAGAGGGTGAGGACAATGAGGGAGAAGCTTCTTTCGAGTGATTTGTGGGCTGCTAACATTCAAAG TATGTGGAAAGAGGTGGATGGGAACTATTGGTGTCGCGTGTTCTGGTATATGATCCCTGAAGAGACTGCTGCTGGAAGACAACCGCATAATTTAAGGAGGGAGCTTTATCGAACAAACGATTTCGCTAATATTGAG ATGGAATCCATCATCAGGCATTGCTCTGTCATGAGTCCAAAAGATTTTGTCAAGGCCAATGATCAAGGGGatgatattttcttatgtGAATATGAGTATGACATACATTGGCATAGTTTCAAGCGTATAGCTGATATTGATAAAGAAGAG GAAGTTGAAGATGCTGACAGTGATGAAGACTGGAAATCCAGCAAGGCCGCCGACTCCGATACAGATGAAGACATGgaatttgaagatgaagatggaaAGCATTTACATACTGGACCATCCCCAGCTCATGAGTTGGCAGCC AACTCTCAAAGGGGGCGATTCTTTGGACTTCAAAAGATAGGGAGAAAGAGAATCCCAGAGCATGTGAGATGCCATAAGCAGACTGAACTAGAAAGAGCGAAAGCAACACTTTTGTTGGCAACATTGCCCAAATTTCTACCTTGTAGAAACAA AGAAATGGAGGATATAACAGCATTTATAAAGGGTGCTACCTGTGATGATCAATGTCTGGGCCGATGCCTGTATATTCACGGTGTTCCTGGAACTGGCAAG ACAATGAGTGTTCTTGCTGTAATGAGGAGCCTGAGGTCTGAAGTTGAATCTGGAAGTATAAGACCATACTGTTTTGTGGAGGTCAATGGTCTAAAGTTAGCATCACCAGAGAACATTTATAGG GTTATATATGAAGCATTAAGTGGACACAGGGTCAGCTGGAAGAAGGCTCTCCATTCACTAAATGAGCGATTTTTGGATGGAAAGAAAATTGGAAAAGAAGATGACCGTCCTTGTATTCTTCTCATTGATGAACTTGATCTCCTTGTAACCAGAAATCAATCG gtTCTATATAACATTCTCGATTGGCCAACTAAGCCAAATTCCAAATTGATTGTGATAG GTATAGCAAATACCATGGATTTGCCAGAGAAGTTGCTTCCTCGTATTTCAAGCCGCATGGGTGTCCAGAGGCTTTGCTTTGGTCCCTATAATCATCAGCAGCTTCAAGAAATTATTTCAAGTCGCCTTAAAGGAATTGAAGCATTTGAAAAGCAAGCTATCGAATTTGCTTCAAGAAAG GTTGCAGCCATTTCAGGAGATGCACGTCGTGCTTTGGAGATTTGCAGGCGTGCAGCGGAAATTGCAGATTATCGCATTAAGAAGCAAACCTCAAATAAGAATTCTGCTTCTGTAG GAAAAAGCCTCGTTGGAATGGCAGATGTTGAAGCAGCCATCCAGGAAATGTTTCAGGCACCTCACATTCAA GTTATGAAAAGTTGTTCCAAACTGAGCAAAATTTTCTTGACAGCCATGGTGTATGAACTCTACAAAACAGGGATGGGTGAAACCAACTTTGAAAAG ttggcaatgactgtttcATCTTTATGTACAAGCAATGgagaaatatttcccagtTGGGACGCACTCTTAAGAGTGGG CTGTAAGCTTGGCGAATGCAGAATTATACTGTGTGAACCAGGATCCAGGCACAGGTTACAAAAGTTGCAGCTAAATTTTCCCAG TGATGATGTGGCTTTTGCACTGAAAGACAGCAAGGATCTACCATGGTTGGCCAAGTATCTATGA
- the LOC102623515 gene encoding 1-acyl-sn-glycerol-3-phosphate acyltransferase 3 isoform X1: protein MGDSLACNCQAQTLKLALFIVSAERQIPNSVIIIKAIMAIPAALVVVPIGMLFILSGLIVNSIQAVLFILVRPASKRVYRRINKIIVELLWLELIWLIDWWACIKVELYADAETFQLMGKEHALVICNHRSDIDWLVGWVVAQRKGCLGSTLAIIKKEAKHLPFIGWSMWFSEYVFLERRWNKDEQTLKSGFKRLVDFPMPFWLALYVEGTRFTEAKLLAAQEYALSRGLPIPRNVLIPRTKGFVSAVNNMRSFVPAIYDCTVAVPKSQPPPTMVRMFRGQPSVVNVEIRRHSMEELPKTADGIAQWCKDVFVTKDALLEKYLSRDTFGLQERQDIGRPKKSLFVVVSWSCLLIFILVKLFQWTSILASWAAIAFSAFFLLLVVGVMQILIQSSESEHSTPLKITPHQDPTTERLLPISVKTLTTS from the exons ATGGGAGACTCGCTCGCATGCAACTGCCAAGCACAAACGTTAAAATTGGCGCTATTTATAGTTTCTGCCGAGCGCCAAATTCCAAATTCT gtgataataataaaagccaTAATGGCAATCCCAGCTGCACTTGTAGTTGTTCCTATAGGCATGCTTTTTATTCTCTCTGGTCTCATTGTCAATTCCATCCAG GCTGTTCTTTTCATCCTTGTTCGTCCAGCATCGAAGCGTGTCTATAGACggatcaacaaaataattgtaGAATTGCTCTGGTTGGAGCTTATATGGCTCATTGATTGGTGGGCATGTATTAAG GTTGAATTGTACGCGGATGCAGAAACGTTCCAACTGATGG GTAAAGAACATGCACTTGTTATATGCAATCACAGAAGCGACATTGACTGGCTTGTTGGATGGGTTGTAGCTCAG CGCAAAGGTTGCCTCGGTAGCACGCTAGCTATCATTAAGAAAGAAGCAAAGCATCTCCCT TTCATAGGATGGTCCATGTGGTTTTCTGAGTATGTCTTTCTGGAAAGAAGGTGGAATAAGGATGAACAAACTTTGAAG TCAGGTTTTAAAAGGCTGGTAGATTTTCCCATGCCATTCTGGCTGGCTCTGTATGTGGAGGGAACCCGTTTTACAGAGGCAAAACTTTTAGCAGCTCAAGAGTATGCTCTTTCAAGAGGGCTGCCCATTCCTAGAAATGTTTTGATTCCTCGTACAAAG GGTTTTGTTTCAGCAGTAAATAATATGCGCTCATTTGTTCCAGCAATATATGACTGCACAGTGGCTGTTCCCAAAAGTCAGCCCCCACCTACGATGGTGAGAATGTTTAGAGGACAACCCTCTGTG GTAAATGTGGAAATCAGGCGACATTCAATGGAGGAGCTACCTAAAACAGCTGATGGCATTGCACAGTGGTGTAAAGATGTATTTGTGACTAAG GATGCACTATTGGAGAAATATCTTTCTAGGGACACATTCGGATTACAAGAACGTCAAGACATTGGTCGACCTAAAAAGTCTTTGTTT GTTGTTGTTTCTTGGTCATGCCTTCTTATCTTCATCCTTGTCAAGTTATTTCAGTGGACTTCAATCCTTGCCTCATGGGCAGCTATTGCattttctgcatttttctTGCTCCTTGTCGTAGGTGTTATGCAAATCCTCATACAATCTTCAGAGTCAGAGCATTCTACGCCCTTGAAGATTACTCCTCATCAAGACCCAACAACAGAGAGACTTCTTCCAATATCAGTCAAGACACTAACTACTTCATAA
- the LOC102623515 gene encoding 1-acyl-sn-glycerol-3-phosphate acyltransferase 3 isoform X3, producing the protein MGDSLACNCQAQTLKLALFIVSAERQIPNSAVLFILVRPASKRVYRRINKIIVELLWLELIWLIDWWACIKVELYADAETFQLMGKEHALVICNHRSDIDWLVGWVVAQRKGCLGSTLAIIKKEAKHLPFIGWSMWFSEYVFLERRWNKDEQTLKSGFKRLVDFPMPFWLALYVEGTRFTEAKLLAAQEYALSRGLPIPRNVLIPRTKGFVSAVNNMRSFVPAIYDCTVAVPKSQPPPTMVRMFRGQPSVVNVEIRRHSMEELPKTADGIAQWCKDVFVTKDALLEKYLSRDTFGLQERQDIGRPKKSLFVVVSWSCLLIFILVKLFQWTSILASWAAIAFSAFFLLLVVGVMQILIQSSESEHSTPLKITPHQDPTTERLLPISVKTLTTS; encoded by the exons ATGGGAGACTCGCTCGCATGCAACTGCCAAGCACAAACGTTAAAATTGGCGCTATTTATAGTTTCTGCCGAGCGCCAAATTCCAAATTCT GCTGTTCTTTTCATCCTTGTTCGTCCAGCATCGAAGCGTGTCTATAGACggatcaacaaaataattgtaGAATTGCTCTGGTTGGAGCTTATATGGCTCATTGATTGGTGGGCATGTATTAAG GTTGAATTGTACGCGGATGCAGAAACGTTCCAACTGATGG GTAAAGAACATGCACTTGTTATATGCAATCACAGAAGCGACATTGACTGGCTTGTTGGATGGGTTGTAGCTCAG CGCAAAGGTTGCCTCGGTAGCACGCTAGCTATCATTAAGAAAGAAGCAAAGCATCTCCCT TTCATAGGATGGTCCATGTGGTTTTCTGAGTATGTCTTTCTGGAAAGAAGGTGGAATAAGGATGAACAAACTTTGAAG TCAGGTTTTAAAAGGCTGGTAGATTTTCCCATGCCATTCTGGCTGGCTCTGTATGTGGAGGGAACCCGTTTTACAGAGGCAAAACTTTTAGCAGCTCAAGAGTATGCTCTTTCAAGAGGGCTGCCCATTCCTAGAAATGTTTTGATTCCTCGTACAAAG GGTTTTGTTTCAGCAGTAAATAATATGCGCTCATTTGTTCCAGCAATATATGACTGCACAGTGGCTGTTCCCAAAAGTCAGCCCCCACCTACGATGGTGAGAATGTTTAGAGGACAACCCTCTGTG GTAAATGTGGAAATCAGGCGACATTCAATGGAGGAGCTACCTAAAACAGCTGATGGCATTGCACAGTGGTGTAAAGATGTATTTGTGACTAAG GATGCACTATTGGAGAAATATCTTTCTAGGGACACATTCGGATTACAAGAACGTCAAGACATTGGTCGACCTAAAAAGTCTTTGTTT GTTGTTGTTTCTTGGTCATGCCTTCTTATCTTCATCCTTGTCAAGTTATTTCAGTGGACTTCAATCCTTGCCTCATGGGCAGCTATTGCattttctgcatttttctTGCTCCTTGTCGTAGGTGTTATGCAAATCCTCATACAATCTTCAGAGTCAGAGCATTCTACGCCCTTGAAGATTACTCCTCATCAAGACCCAACAACAGAGAGACTTCTTCCAATATCAGTCAAGACACTAACTACTTCATAA
- the LOC102624275 gene encoding aldehyde dehydrogenase family 3 member F1 has product MNLERDLQDMREYYRSGKTKEASWRKLQLQRLKAFLKEKERDIYRALNQDLGKHHVEAFRDEIGVLQKSINFALQNLKEWMSSKKAKLPAVAVLSYAEIVPEPLGLVLIISSWNFSIGLSLEPLIGAIAAGNTVVLKPSELASASSSLLANALPTYIDSKAIKVIEGGPAVGEHLLQQKWDKIFFTGSTRVGRMVMSAAVKHLTPITLELGGKCPAIIDSLTSSWDKEAAVKRIIVSKYGPCAGQACIAIDYLLVEEKFTSTLVELLKVHIKKMLGENPRKSNSIARIINKHHFSRLKNLLNDPMVKDSIVYGGSVDEANLFIEPTVLVDPPLQAAIMTEEIFGPLLPIITLKRIEDSIDFINSRPKPLVIYAFTKNERLQRRMVSETSSGSIVFNDAVIQFVADTLPFGGIGESGIGSYHGKFSFDAFSHHKPVVRRSYLSEIWFRFPPWNNYKLQLFELVYNYDYLGMLLVILGLKRPRKVAI; this is encoded by the exons ATGAATTTGGAGAGGGATCTTCAAGATATGAGAGAATATTACAGAAGTGGGAAAACGAAAGAAGCTTCATGGAGAAAGCTTCAGCTTCAAAGATTAAAGGCTTTTTTgaaggagaaagaaagagatatCTATAGAGCTCTTAATCAAGATTTGGGAAAGCATCATGTTGAGGCTTTTAGAGAtgag ATAGGAGTCTTACagaaatctattaattttgctctgcaaaatttgaaagaatggATGTCAAGCAAAAAG GCGAAATTGCCAGCAGTTGCAGTCCTCTCATATGCAGAAATTGTTCCAGAGCCTCTTGGTCTTGTCCTCATAATCTCATCTTGGAATTTTTC aataGGGCTGTCCTTGGAACCACTGATAGGAGCAATAGCAGCAGGAAACACAGTGGTTCTGAAACCTTCAGAATTGGCTtctgcttcttcttccttgCTAGCGAATGCCCTTCCCACTTACATTGACAGCAAAGCTATCAAAGTTATTGAGGGTGGCCCTGCTGTTGGTGAACATCTTTTGCAGCAAAAATGGGATAAGATCTTCTTCACAG gtAGTACAAGAGTGGGGAGAATGGTAATGTCAGCAGCAGTGAAGCATCTAACTCCAATTACTCTAGAGTTGGGTGGCAAATGCCCAGCAATTATTGACTCCCTTACATCTTCTTGGGATAAGgag GCGGCGGTAAAGCGAATTATTGTATCAAAATATGGGCCCTGTGCGGGTCAAGCATGCATAGCAATTGACTATCTTCTGGTGGAAGAAAAATTTACTTCCACTTTG GTTGAATTATTGAAGGTCCATATCAAGAAAATGTTGGGTGAAAATCCGAGGAAATCAAACAGCATTGCTCGCATAATTAATAAGCATCATTTTTCAAGATTGAAGAATCTTCTAAATGATCCTATGGTCAAGGATTCTATTGTCTATGGTGGCTCAGTGGATGAAGCCAATTT ATTTATTGAACCAACAGTCTTGGTGGATCCTCCTCTTCAAGCTGCAATTATGACAGAAGAAATCTTTGGTCCCTTGCTTCCAATAATTACT TTGAAGAGGATTGAAGACAGtatagattttattaattcaagGCCTAAACCTCTTGTGATATATGCCTTCACCAAAAATGAAAGACTTCAAAGGAGAATGGTATCCGAAACATCATCTGGGAGCATTGTATTCAACGATGCAGTCATTCAA TTTGTAGCTGATACTTTGCCATTCGGAGGGATTGGAGAGAGTGGGATTGGAAGTTACCATGGAAAGTTCTCATTTGATGCATTTAGCCACCACAAGCCAGTGGTAAGAAGAAGCTATCTCTCTGAAATTTGGTTCAGGTTCCCTCCATGGAACAATTACAAGCTGCAACTCTTTGAGTTAGTTTACAACTATGACTATCTTGGAATGCTCCTCGTCATTCTTGGTTTGAAAAGACCAAGAAAAGTTGCAATATGA
- the LOC102623992 gene encoding LOW QUALITY PROTEIN: polyadenylate-binding protein RBP47B' (The sequence of the model RefSeq protein was modified relative to this genomic sequence to represent the inferred CDS: deleted 1 base in 1 codon), with protein MATAGPQGGGYHQHHHPMTLEEVRTLWIGDLQYWFDENYLSSCFAHTGEVVSIKIIRNKITGQPEGYGFVEFVSHAAAERVLQTYNGTPMPGTEQNFRLNWASFGIGEKRPDAGPEHSIFVGDLAPDVTDYLLQETFRSQYPSVRGAKVVTDPNTGRSKGYGFVKFLDENERNRAMTEMNGVFCSTRPMRISAATPKKTTGFQQQYAAVKATYPVAAYTTPVQVFPADNDITNTTIFVGNLDPNVTEEELKQTFLHFGEIVNVKIPMGRGCGFVQFAARASAEEAILRMQGHMIGQQQVRISWGRKQDVTGSVAAQVDPSQWNAYYGYGQGYDAYAYGAAQDPSLYAYGAYAGYPQYAQQAEGVTDMAAVASALPTMEQREELYDPLATPDVDKLNAAYLSIHGNAILGRTLWLKTSSLTPQT; from the exons ATGGCGACAGCAGGGCCGCAAGGAGGAGGCTACCATCAGCACCATCATCCAATGACTTTAGAAGAAGTGAGAACGCTCTGGATTGGTGACTTACAGTACTGGTTCGATGAGAATTACCTTAGCTCCTGCTTCGCTCACACCGGCGAG GTAGTTTCAATAAAGATTATACGTAACAAGATCACTGGCCAGCCAGAGGGTTATGGGTTTGTGGAGTTTGTTTCACATGCAGCAGCAGAGAGGGTTCTGCAGACTTACAATGGGACTCCAATGCCTGGGACTGAACAAAATTTCAGGTTGAATTGGGCTTCTTTTGGGATTGGTGAGAAGCGTCCTGATGCCGGTCCTGAGCACTCGATTTTCGTAGGGGATTTAGCACCTGATGTTACTGATTATCTGTTGCAAGAGACCTTTCGATCTCAATATCCATCTGTTAGAGGTGCCAAGGTTGTGACTGATCCAAATACTGGTCGCTCCAAGGGATATGggtttgtcaaatttttggATGAGAATGAAAGAAACCGTGCAATGACTGAAATGAATGGCGTCTTTTGCTCAACTCGGCCAATGCGTATTAGTGCAGCAACACCCAAAAAGACTACTGGGTTCCAACAACAATATGCCGCTGTAAAAg CCACATATCCAGTTGCAGCATACACTACCCCTGTGCAGGTGTTTCCAGCAGATAATGATATCACTAATACGACG ATTTTTGTCGGTAATTTAGATCCTAATGTCACAGAAGAAGAACTGAAGCAAACATTTTTGCACTTTGGAGAGATCGTGAATGTCAAGATTCCTATGGGCAGAGGATGTGGTTTTGTACAGTTTGCGGCTAG GGCATCTGCTGAGGAAGCCATCCTGAGGATGCAG GGACACATGATAGGTCAACAACAAGTCCGTATTTCCTGGGGCAGGAAACAG GATGTAACTGGTAGCGTGGCAGCACAAGTAGATCCAAGTCAATGGAATGCCTACTATGGTTATGGACAAGGCTATGATGCTTATGCTTATGGGGCTGCTCAGGATCCATCATTATATGCATATGGTGCATATGCAGGCTACCCACAATATGCTCAACAg GCTGAAGGTGTTACAGATATGGCAGCTGTGGCCAGTGCTCTCCCGACAATGGAACAAAGAGAGGAGTTGTATGATCCCTTGGCTACACCAGATGTTGATAA GCTAAATGCTGCTTACCTTTCCATTCATGGAAATGCCATATTAGGCCGAACCTTATGGCTTAAAACTTCTTCACTCACTCCCCAAACTTAG
- the LOC102623223 gene encoding heavy metal-associated isoprenylated plant protein 41, protein MASVAMASQCEEKEEKWIKHYSSNHQILLVGEGDFSFSLCLALAFGSASNICASSLDSYDDVIQKYKRAKSNLDNLKKLGTCILHGVDATTMELHPDLRTRKFDRIIFNFPHAGFYGKEDNHLLIEMHRSLVRDFFRNSSGMLRDGGEVHVSHKTTVPFSNWNIKELAIGSSLSLIWCSEFKIEDYPAYNNKRGDGPRCDEPFPLGECSTFIFGFLPAGNKKSGGMSCNEYTGKRSRPLQENPLYSRYPHTNSTTSFLNIQRKRPKIVGGYFNSVREDFGRAGNCVGCSIHEFPRFDISEHSQTRLIGLPLFSDFPGGHYRIYDDCSSNANDTLKRFENNVGYPLGESLISYERYMVEAPGRTLNSYIYLIDQLIRFRRLGLDSSYLLL, encoded by the exons ATGGCCTCAGTGGCTATGGCTTCTCAATgcgaagaaaaagaagagaaatggATTAAGCATTATTCATCAAATCATCAAATACTGTTAGTGGGCGAAGgagatttttccttttcgttGTGTTTAGCTTTGGCTTTTGGCTCTGCTTCTAACATCTGTGCTTCTTCTCTTGATTCATATG ATGATGTCATTCAGAAGTACAAGAgagcaaaatcaaatttggacAATTTAAAGAAGTTGGGTACATGCATTCTCCATGGAGTTGATGCAACTACAATGGAGCTTCATCCTGATTTGCGAACGAGGAAGTTTGATCGAATTATCTTCAACTTTCCCCATGCAGGCTTTTATGGAAAAGAAGATAACCACCTACTTATTGA GATGCATAGAAGTCTTGTGCGGGACTTCTTCAGAAATTCGAGTGGCATGCTAAGGGATGGTGGTGAAGTTCATGTAAGCCACAAAACAACTGTTCCATTTTCCAACTGGAATATCAAGGAACTAGCTATTGGAAGCTCTTTGTCATTGATTTGGTGTTCTGAATTTAAAATCGAAGACTACCCAGCTTACAACAACAAAAGAGGAGATGGTCCGAGATGTGATGAGCCCTTCCCCTTGGGAGAGTGCAGTACCTTCATATTTGGATTCCTTCCTGCTGGAAATAAGAAGTCTGgtggaatgagttgcaatgAGTATACTGGCAAAAGATCTCGGCCTCTTCAAGAGAATCCATTGTATTCAAGATATCCTCATACAAATTCAACCACATCTTTCTtgaatatacaaagaaaaaggcCTAAGATAGTTGGTGGTTACTTCAATTCCGTCAGGGAGGATTTCGGAAGAGCTGGTAATTGTGTCGGCTGCTCCATTCATGAATTTCCTAGGTTTGACATTTCCGAACATTCTCAAACAAGATTAATAGGGTTGCCTTTGTTCAGTGATTTCCCAGGAGGACATTATAGGATCTATGATGACTGCTCCAGTAACGCCAATGACACACttaaaagatttgaaaataatgTGGGCTACCCTCTGGGTGAATCGCTTATTTCATACGAAAGATACATGGTAGAAGCACCAGGAAGAACTTTAAATAGCTATATCTATCTGATTGATCAACTAATCCGTTTCCGAAGGTTGGGTTTGGATTCCAGTTACTTGTTGCTTTAG